tgaattagtgaatagacacagaacttaatgtgagtttccttcagctgtaatattcagaatacattgtgaagaactaaaatctttgctcaccatttttgctccaggcagatatactacatctataactagtggtttcctcattagcagatatactacacccataactagtggtttcttcattagcagatatactacatccataactatcggtttcctcattagcagggtggtgtttctgcattcaaattgtttgtgcattgccctCGTGCTGCAATTTTAGCAAACACAGAAAAGGGCCTACATTGGAGACCATTAGTTGTCTGGtacactgcttagagtttcaacaacttgaataacttatttctagtgtTATGTGATAACAAGACAAACTAATGTGAtaacaagacaaaatatgacttGTTGCTAACTTGACTGTCTTAATTGTCAAATAATTCAACAGaccagacgtcaattgttgtacaacttcATGGGTACGCTCTGGGCATCATCTTTTACATCACAttaacagtggatttctgctgttgtgggcctttaaccgtCTGACTTTGtggttcacacaggagagagaggggactatcgtggatcctctggggagcctcaacaacctcatgatgcggcagagaagagtctctccacgtcaaaacacctcaagaaacgcctgcagagacccacagggaaaaaatctcactgctgctctgactgtgggaagagattcacctcatcaggcattaaaatacatcagagaatacacacaggagagaagccttatggctttgatcaatgtgggaagagttttgttgagtcaagctgtctcactatacatcagagaatacacacaggagagaaatcatacagctgtgatcaatgtgggaagagatgttCTACATCTGGccatctaactatacaccagagaatacacacaggagagaaatcttacatctgtgatcaatgtgggaagagttttgctgcaTCTGGCAATCTGACTATAcacaagagaatacacacaggagagaaaccttatagctgtggtcaatgtggaaagagttttactcagtcaaccagcctgacatcacaccagagaacacacacaggagagaaaccttatagctgtggtcaatgtcgGAAGAGTTTTTGTACATCTGGCCATCTGGCAACAcaccggagaacacacacaggagagaaaccttatagctgtaatcaatgtgggaagttTCGGTACATCTGGGTGTCTGACAAaacactggagaacacacacaggagagaaaccttatagctgtgatcaatgtgggaagagttttactacatctagctatctaactatacaccagagaacacacacaggagagaaacgatatagctgtggtcaatgtggaaaGGGTTTCGGTACATCTGGCTGTCTGACaaaacaccagagaatacacacaggagagaaaccttacagctgtgatcaatgtgggaagagatgttCTACATCTGGccatctaactatacaccagagaatacacacaggagagaaatcttacatctgtgatcaatgtgggaagagttttgctgaATCTGGCAATCTGACTATAcacaagagaatacacacaggagagaaaccttatagttgtggtcaatgtggaaagagttttactcagtcaaccagcctgacatcacaccagagaacacacacaggagagaaaccttatagctgtggtcaatgtgggaagagtttttgtaCATCTGGCCGTCTGGCAACAcaccggagaacacacacaggagagaaaccttatagctgtgatcaatgtgggaagagttttggtacaTCTGGGTGTCTGACAAAAcaccggagaacacacacaggagagaaatcttatagctgtgatcaatgtgggaagagttttggtacaTCTGGGTGTCTGACAAAACACCGGAGAAcacacacgggagagaaaccttatagctgtgatcaatgtgggaagagttttactacatctagctatctaactatacaccagagaatacacacaggagagaaaccttatagctgtgatcaatgtgggaagagttttggtacaTCTGGGTGTCTGACAAAAcaccggagaacacacacaggagagaaaccatacagctgtgatcaatgtgggaagagatgttCTACATCTGGCAATCTGACTATAcacaagagaatacacacaggagagaaatcttacatctgtgatcaatgtgggaagagttttgctgcaTCTGGCAATCTGACTAtacacaagagaacacacacaggagagaaaccttatagctgtgatcaatgtgggaagagttttggtacaTCTGGGTGTCTGACAAAAcaccggagaacacacacaggagagaaatcttttagctgtgatcaatgtgggaagagttttactcagctaagcaacatgataacacaccagagaacacacacaggagagaaaccttatagctgtactcaatgtgggaagagttttactcattcAACCAGCTTGaaattacaccagagaacacacacaggagagaaaccttatagctgtaatcaatgtgagaAGAGTTTTTCTTCATTAGGCcttctgactgtacaccagagaatacacataggagagaaatcttattgctgtgatcaatgtgggagaaGTTTTACTCAGCTAGGCAGCCTGGTAtctcaccagagaacacacacaggagagaaaccgcatagatgtaatcaatgtgggatgagatactctgataaaagatctctgactaaacatcagaaaatacatgttgtttcatgatatcaataaaataatgtagaatgtttttagtcacgtcacaatgtagaatgttttaacattgtagtagcagtattctaatgatgtcacaatgtagaatgttataacattgtagtaggattatgttaatgatgtcacaatgtagaatgttatAACATTGTAGGAGCAGTAttctaatgatgtcacaatggagcACCCTAAACGTttgctctgaattgaaagagtgctatttatgagatttaacaaaaagtgactatcAAAAAAAGAGTTTTGATTCaagttggtgacccacttgaatcaaaatgcaataCTTCAAAATGTTTAGGTTCTCAATATATCCCAAACTGTTTctacatattggttattgatttggacatgttaaaactgtgttttgaaaTTGCGCTATTCCCATTTAGCAAAATGTCATTGAAAAGACGTTGAAAATAACACTGTAACATTTAataatcataattatttatgcaaccaaCTGACAATTTTTGGGTATAATTATATTGAAATTGTTGCCCTtcttttagaatatcagggttcattctcagatgtaccaacccaaatgtactagagcatgacattggggactgggccccgatccaacaacatgcctatcgagaTATTGCAGATATtgctcttgaaatcagacatgtatATCATGAcatcaaatacaatttgatttgagttccCAAGGGgatgagagttctagaagctattgagttttaggattctatagaatgaaaaaggagaaaaaaattATATGTCAGGtttggagatgagttttgtttgggctcgttccaaggggacgagagttctagaagatagtgagttttaggaagacgagagttctagaagctagtgagttttaggaagacgagagttctagaagctagtgagttttaggaagaggagagttctagaagctggtgagttttaggattctatagaatgaaaaaggagaaaaaaataacacgattgtatattattatttagaaataggtgttttttcttgtttttaattgttgacagccagtagacaccatgtttatattggtgaaggtgaagcattgtagttgattatgtgaaatggaagttgttttctgttggtggtgagcaaacttgtccaacaaaaatataggatatatttgttgtcttGATGGGGAAGGTGTtccaggctttggtttttccatttatgttttgaggttggattttagcacgtatagctcgttagcacgtaggacgcacagattggtgtcacctcgttagtcagtatgtgttacacctgtgctggcttgtccatctcgttagtgggaaggtgtttcacctgagctggtccaggttctatttaagagtgtctggcccagtgctccagttgtcttgatagatgtggagagtcaacacctttagttgctccacctttttggtttgcttcctgtttttaagtttggtgtgagtttttcttttgttttcctcttcttgggcatatttagtgggtctcatggtgggtgtctttgaggtcccagttgttgttactagtcaactttcagtggacaccccatAGTGACTTTCAGAGCCCAtcctaaaaaacaagcttatatttttggattggatattttaatattttaatcaatggcatttccttaggaTGCTCATTAGTCTTTAAGTTGGTATTAttgttttttatcctcttatgtttgtgtactaaatattcctgtttattttcattgttttctcctgagaagccattgtgttgcatgtctgaaatgtgctgtataaataaagcttgatttgatttgaacatattgcaaaacgaattaacccaatgactgaccaatcaacagactgatggtccatcttagtatgaaaaacagtatcacttttccagcctgctgaagctgtggtggagtggtaaacactacccccggctctaccaggggcttgaggtggtctcccacagctctgctggtagagtggtaaacaccacccccggctctaccaggggcttgaggtggtctcccacagctctgctggtagagtggtaaacaccacccccggctctaccaggggctggaggtggtctcccacagctctgatgGTGGAGtggtcatgttctgtggccttgccgttccatttcttgactgcccctgcaacacagaaattaacatatttagtcatattatataaaacactcaaagcaatggatatggagcatctacagccagttacacctggcacctaaatgtgacttctgtcatctgatcactccaagctgcattcggttcagatctaccaggatcCTACCAGGATCTAGTACCAGGGCCTTTGACatagtctggatgcagtcaggccactgaatatGCATAAGTaatgtaaagagatggggtgtttccaacagtaatatctaactaaatgcttgtgttcatagctccaacagtgcagtaatatctaaattaatgattgtgttcctagctccaacagtgcagtaatatctaaattaatgcttgtgtttctagctccaacagtgcagtaatatctaactcaatgcttgtgttcctagctcacaacaaatacctaatacacacaaatctaagtaaacgaataagaatatataaaaatATGGACGAGTGATGTCAGAggggcatagactaagatacagtagaataggatagaatacagtatatacatatgagatgagtaatacatagactaagatacagtagaataggatagaatacagtatatacatatgagatgagtaatacatagactaagatacagtagaatagaatagaatacagtatattcatatgagatgagtaatgcatagactaagatacagtagaataggatagaatacagtatatacatatgagatgagtaatacatagactaagatacagtagaataggatagaatacagtatatacatatgagatgagtaatacatagactaagatacagtagaataggatagaatacagtatatacatatgagatgagtaatgcatagactaagatacagtagaataggatagaatacagtatatacatatgagatgagtaatgccagatatgtaaacatgcagGAGATCCACGAAGGAAAGATAGTGATGGTGCTCAGTGACGTTGTTGCAAATGGAGGGtaaaatggtaaaacgtttgagttcattctgtccattattacatcattacatcaagtgttccaatggtaaaacgtttgagttcattttgTCCTGGTCACTTTGCCTACTGTTTATTGCCACGTTGGGATGCAACCTTTGTtgtcattttttaaacattttttatcattttacccccgttttttctccccaatttcgatcttgtctcatcgctgcaactccccaacgggctcaggaggcgaaggtcgagtcatgcgtcctctgaaacatgacccgtcaaaccgcgcttcttaacacccgcccgcttaacccggaagccagctgcaccaatgtgtaggaggaaacaccgggcgacgcttggccaattgtgtgccgccctatggaactcccgatcacggcaggttgtggtacagcccgggatcgaacccgggtgacgcctctagtgacgcctctagcactgccatgcagtaccttagaccgctgcaccactcgggtctatagtgacacctctaacactgtgatctagtaccttagactgctgcaccactcgggtctatagtgacacctctaacactgtgatctagtaccttagactgctgcaccactcgggtctatagtgacacctctaacactgtgatctagtaccttagactgctgcaccactcgggtctatagtgacgcctctaacactgtgatctagtaccttagactgctgcaccactcgggtctatagtgacgcctctaacactgtgatctagtaccttagactgctgcaccactcgggtctatagtgacgcctctaacactgtgatctagtaccttagactgctgcaccactcaggcataacctttttttaaccaattctgatggttgttaaaagtggaattttgacattattaccgttatatcaacacactggacactcccAACACTTCCGACTATCAATctcctttctagagagtttttcctagccaccgtgcttctacacctgcattgcttgctgtttggggttttaggctgggtttctgcaaagcactttgagatatcagctgatgtaagaagggctatataaatataaatacatttgatttgacatttgatttgataccgtagacatctagtgaccacttgaTGTGATCAAACATTCCTGAGGCTGAGTCTCAAATAGTCACTTCTAATAGTCGCCTGTCCATTTTAATAGCCGGGCAATGGCACACACAGCAAATACATTTTGGGTCTAAATTAAAGGAGCTacaattatagtttaattacatgttttaaataaaatgtccataatatctgCATTAATACGAACgagctacaaaaatctctgaaactggaaacacttatctccctcactagctttaagcaccagctgtcagagcagctcacagattactgcacctgtacacagcccatctataatttagcccaaacaactacctcttcccctactgtatttatttatttatttagctcctttgcaccccattatttctatctctactttgcacattcttccactgcaaacctaccattccagtgttttacttgctatattgtatttacttcgccaccatggctttttattgcctttacctcccttatcgcacctcacttgctcacattgtatatagacttatttttctactgtattattgactgtatgtttgttacactccatgtgtaactctgtgttgtttttgtcgaactgctttgttttatcttggccaggttgcagttgtaaatg
This is a stretch of genomic DNA from Salvelinus fontinalis isolate EN_2023a unplaced genomic scaffold, ASM2944872v1 scaffold_1487, whole genome shotgun sequence. It encodes these proteins:
- the LOC129849483 gene encoding zinc finger protein 420-like yields the protein REHTQERNLIAVVNVGRVFVHLAIWQHTGEHTQERNLIAVINVGSFGTSGCLTKHWRTHTGEKPYSCDQCGKSFTTSSYLTIHQRTHTGEKRYSCGQCGKGFGTSGCLTKHQRIHTGEKPYSCDQCGKRCSTSGHLTIHQRIHTGEKSYICDQCGKSFAESGNLTIHKRIHTGEKPYSCGQCGKSFTQSTSLTSHQRTHTGEKPYSCGQCGKSFCTSGRLATHRRTHTGEKPYSCDQCGKSFGTSGCLTKHRRTHTGEKSYSCDQCGKSFGTSGCLTKHRRTHTGEKPYSCDQCGKSFTTSSYLTIHQRIHTGEKPYSCDQCGKSFGTSGCLTKHRRTHTGEKPYSCDQCGKRCSTSGNLTIHKRIHTGEKSYICDQCGKSFAASGNLTIHKRTHTGEKPYSCDQCGKSFGTSGCLTKHRRTHTGEKSFSCDQCGKSFTQLSNMITHQRTHTGEKPYSCTQCGKSFTHSTSLKLHQRTHTGEKPYSCNQCEKSFSSLGLLTVHQRIHIGEKSYCCDQCGRSFTQLGSLVSHQRTHTGEKPHRCNQCGMRYSDKRSLTKHQKIHVVS